One Myxococcales bacterium genomic region harbors:
- a CDS encoding PHB depolymerase family esterase, which translates to MKRALPFFAVVATLVACGSTSTPRVEDDASTPAADGGAIVLPDGAVVVPPPGDAGPLPTTDGGALEAFSYRTYPMPSENPGGLSAFVEAPAGNPAKAVVVVLHGCTQRAADMARAGFSDAAKAYGFVAVYPEQSTTNDATTCFRWYTRDHAARGKGELASIAALANDAKARFGATQVFVAGLSAGGAMAAAALSAYPEVFDAASLQAGIPYGCATSALEGYSCSSTPKTLSAQAWGDLVRAAATPGANVRVQIWQGDVDPVVKPQNADSLVLQWTNVAGIDATPDAETRDGAVSTKAFHDGAGKTRVELDVVAGMGHGTPMATRGTDAPCGSPAAYALDVGACAARGAARFFGLTKL; encoded by the coding sequence ATGAAGCGTGCCCTTCCTTTCTTCGCCGTGGTGGCAACCCTCGTGGCCTGCGGCAGCACGTCCACGCCGCGCGTCGAAGACGACGCGAGCACCCCTGCGGCGGACGGCGGGGCGATCGTGCTCCCCGATGGCGCCGTGGTGGTCCCTCCGCCTGGCGACGCGGGCCCGCTCCCCACGACCGACGGGGGCGCGCTCGAGGCCTTCTCGTACCGCACGTACCCGATGCCCTCCGAGAACCCGGGTGGCCTCTCGGCGTTCGTCGAGGCCCCGGCGGGCAACCCCGCGAAGGCCGTGGTCGTCGTGCTGCACGGGTGCACGCAGCGCGCCGCCGACATGGCGCGCGCGGGCTTCTCGGACGCCGCGAAGGCGTACGGGTTCGTGGCGGTGTACCCCGAGCAATCGACCACGAACGACGCGACGACCTGCTTCCGCTGGTACACGAGAGACCACGCCGCGCGCGGCAAGGGTGAGCTCGCCTCGATCGCCGCGCTCGCGAACGACGCAAAGGCCCGCTTCGGAGCGACGCAGGTGTTCGTCGCGGGGCTCTCGGCCGGTGGCGCGATGGCGGCCGCGGCCCTGTCCGCGTACCCCGAGGTGTTCGACGCCGCGAGCCTCCAGGCAGGCATCCCGTACGGATGCGCCACGAGCGCGCTCGAAGGGTACTCGTGCTCGAGCACACCGAAGACACTCTCGGCGCAAGCGTGGGGAGATCTCGTCCGAGCCGCGGCCACGCCCGGCGCCAACGTGCGCGTTCAAATCTGGCAAGGTGACGTCGACCCGGTCGTGAAGCCGCAGAACGCCGACTCGCTCGTGCTCCAGTGGACCAACGTCGCCGGCATCGACGCGACCCCCGACGCGGAGACGCGCGACGGCGCCGTGAGCACGAAGGCCTTCCACGACGGAGCGGGGAAGACCCGGGTCGAGCTCGACGTCGTGGCCGGCATGGGCCACGGCACCCCGATGGCGACGCGCGGCACCGACGCGCCGTGCGGCAGCCCCGCCGCCTACGCGCTCGACGTGGGCGCTTGCGCCGCGCGAGGCGCCGCCCGGTTCTTCGGCCTCACGAAGCTCTGA